In Actinoplanes sp. NBC_00393, a single genomic region encodes these proteins:
- a CDS encoding LLM class flavin-dependent oxidoreductase yields MTAPNRVPLSVLDLATVREGHGSADALRGTIEIAKTADELGYARFWVAEHHNMPAVASTSPPVLIGAVAANTRQIRVGSGGVMLPNHMPFVVAEQFALLEALYPDRIDLGIGRAPGTDQATAAALRGVSPYLTVEQFPEHLQTLLGLLGDERVPEPPRLKATPAAETFPEVWMLGSSTYGAQVAAALGLPFCYAYHFAMSSDVDGALRLYRDGFQPSPRYPRPHAMVSASVIAAETTEEAQYLAGPSRIMALSLRTGRLGPMVSPETAARAELSDLDRAMLESLPGTQYAGTAEEVVAGLDALVQRTGADELILAGSAYDPATRQESLARIAKVWGL; encoded by the coding sequence ATGACCGCTCCGAACCGCGTCCCGCTCTCCGTGCTCGACCTGGCCACCGTCCGCGAGGGACATGGCAGCGCCGACGCGTTGCGCGGCACGATCGAGATCGCCAAGACCGCCGACGAGCTCGGGTACGCGCGATTCTGGGTCGCCGAGCACCACAACATGCCGGCCGTCGCGTCCACCTCGCCGCCGGTCCTGATCGGCGCCGTCGCTGCCAATACCCGTCAGATCCGGGTCGGCTCCGGCGGCGTGATGCTGCCGAACCACATGCCGTTCGTGGTCGCCGAGCAGTTCGCCCTGCTGGAGGCGCTCTACCCGGACCGGATCGACCTCGGCATCGGGCGGGCGCCGGGCACCGACCAGGCGACCGCGGCCGCGCTGCGAGGCGTCTCGCCCTATCTGACCGTCGAGCAGTTCCCGGAGCACCTGCAGACGCTGCTCGGCCTGCTCGGCGACGAGCGCGTTCCGGAACCGCCCCGGCTGAAGGCGACGCCGGCCGCGGAGACCTTCCCCGAGGTGTGGATGCTCGGCTCCTCGACGTACGGGGCGCAGGTCGCCGCCGCTCTCGGGCTGCCGTTCTGCTACGCGTACCACTTCGCGATGAGCTCGGACGTGGACGGCGCGCTGCGCCTCTACCGGGACGGTTTCCAGCCCTCACCCCGCTACCCACGACCGCACGCCATGGTGAGCGCCTCGGTGATCGCGGCCGAGACCACCGAGGAGGCCCAGTATCTGGCCGGTCCGAGCCGGATCATGGCGTTGAGCCTGCGTACCGGCCGGCTCGGCCCGATGGTCTCGCCGGAGACGGCCGCCCGCGCCGAGCTCTCCGACCTGGACCGGGCGATGCTCGAGTCGCTGCCCGGGACCCAGTACGCGGGCACCGCCGAGGAGGTCGTGGCCGGCCTCGACGCCCTGGTGCAGCGCACCGGAGCCGACGAGTTGATCCTGGCCGGCTCGGCGTACGACCCGGCCACCCGGCAGGAGAGCCTGGCCCGGATCGCCAAGGTGTGGGGTCTTTAA